One genomic segment of Pyruvatibacter mobilis includes these proteins:
- a CDS encoding serine hydrolase domain-containing protein, which translates to MNAPLISDPETAAKKAGMCPERLSRIVPFFQTYVDNKKLAGVSTLVWRKGELAHFGVQGQMDVARGRAMAQDTIFRIYSMSKPITSVAVMMLYEEGRFQLEHEIGRYIPELGDLKVYAGGPARGMVTKAASRQVTIRDLLTHMAGFTYGFMEVHPVDEAYRHFQIGGVDLTTADLEEFCKRLGRMPLLHNPGEAWSYSVSTDVLGRLVEVVSGLSLIEFFRTRIFAPLGMTDTDFQVSAEQMPRFAANYQRNPKTRSFDLFDDPETGRYAKPPVFMSGGGGLVSTQADYLKFCQMMLRGGTAPDGTRLLSRPTIALMTQNHLPDGRDLEGFAQGAFSETTNAGIGFGLGFAVTVDEAKAQITGPNGTYYWGGAASTIFWIDPVEEMIAILMTQLMPSGAYPLRRQFQQLVYAAIDD; encoded by the coding sequence ATGAACGCTCCGCTCATTTCCGACCCTGAAACCGCCGCCAAGAAAGCGGGCATGTGTCCGGAAAGACTGAGCCGGATCGTTCCGTTCTTCCAGACCTATGTGGATAACAAGAAGCTGGCCGGCGTCTCCACCCTGGTGTGGCGCAAGGGCGAGCTGGCGCATTTCGGCGTGCAGGGCCAGATGGATGTCGCGCGCGGCCGCGCCATGGCGCAGGACACGATCTTCCGCATCTATTCCATGTCGAAGCCCATCACCTCGGTTGCGGTGATGATGCTCTACGAAGAAGGCCGCTTTCAGCTTGAACACGAGATTGGCCGCTATATCCCGGAACTGGGGGACCTGAAGGTCTATGCGGGCGGGCCTGCGCGCGGCATGGTGACCAAGGCTGCGAGCCGTCAGGTGACGATCCGTGATCTGCTGACCCATATGGCAGGCTTCACCTATGGGTTCATGGAAGTGCACCCGGTGGATGAGGCCTACCGCCACTTCCAGATCGGTGGGGTGGACCTCACCACCGCCGATCTTGAGGAATTCTGCAAGCGGCTGGGCCGCATGCCGCTGCTGCACAATCCGGGTGAAGCGTGGAGCTACTCGGTGTCAACCGATGTGTTGGGCCGGCTGGTGGAAGTCGTCTCCGGCCTGTCGCTGATCGAGTTCTTCCGCACCCGCATCTTTGCGCCGCTGGGCATGACGGATACGGATTTCCAGGTGAGCGCGGAGCAGATGCCGCGCTTTGCGGCCAATTACCAGCGCAACCCGAAGACGCGCAGCTTTGACTTATTCGACGACCCGGAGACCGGGCGCTATGCGAAGCCGCCGGTGTTTATGTCCGGCGGCGGCGGGCTGGTATCGACGCAGGCGGATTATCTCAAGTTCTGCCAGATGATGCTGCGCGGCGGCACGGCGCCGGACGGCACCCGGCTTCTGTCGCGCCCCACAATCGCACTGATGACGCAAAACCACCTGCCCGACGGGCGCGACCTTGAGGGCTTTGCCCAAGGCGCGTTCTCCGAGACCACCAATGCGGGCATCGGCTTCGGCCTCGGCTTCGCCGTGACGGTGGATGAGGCGAAGGCGCAGATTACCGGACCCAACGGCACCTATTACTGGGGTGGTGCGGCCAGCACGATCTTCTGGATTGATCCTGTTGAAGAGATGATCGCGATCCTGATGACGCAGCTGATGCCATCAGGCGCCTATCCGCTGCGCCGGCAGTTCCAGCAGCTGGTGTATGCCGCCATCGACGACTAG
- a CDS encoding serine hydrolase domain-containing protein — MTETHDLPPLPAQPHGVDWPTADAAGSDWPTGTAASADHVALGDLLDHAFSDPAGDGKGPADMGPTHAFLAVQGGKLVVEAYADGYGAAQTYPSWSMAKSILQALIGIAVGQGKINIFEPLGAPEWPQGDLRAEITWDQLLRMASGLQFDEDYVDGDISDTIAMLFGDGKDDMGHYAASKPLVHPVDSAFNYSSGTTNILSRALSRVLGGGDLLSQQDFGAFMQTELFDRIGISSAIPKFDGQGVWVGSSYCFMTARDFAKFGLLYLRGGWWRDEQILPNGWADYARTQSKVPTGADEFQGYGAHWWREIAGPGTWSANGYGGQYIVLVPEKDLILVRHGDSHEAQGEEVKRWIRKAADCFGAPA; from the coding sequence ATGACCGAGACACATGACCTCCCGCCCCTTCCCGCCCAGCCCCATGGGGTTGACTGGCCCACCGCAGACGCTGCCGGTTCTGACTGGCCGACAGGCACCGCCGCCTCCGCCGACCACGTGGCGCTTGGCGATCTTCTCGATCACGCCTTCTCGGATCCTGCGGGCGACGGTAAGGGCCCGGCGGATATGGGCCCCACGCATGCGTTCCTTGCCGTGCAGGGGGGCAAGCTGGTGGTGGAGGCCTATGCGGACGGCTATGGAGCCGCGCAGACCTATCCGTCATGGTCGATGGCGAAGAGCATTCTGCAGGCGCTGATCGGCATTGCCGTCGGCCAGGGGAAGATCAACATCTTCGAGCCGCTGGGCGCGCCTGAATGGCCGCAGGGTGATCTGCGTGCGGAGATTACCTGGGACCAGCTGCTGCGCATGGCAAGCGGGCTTCAGTTCGACGAAGACTATGTGGACGGGGACATCTCCGACACCATCGCCATGCTGTTCGGTGACGGCAAGGACGACATGGGCCATTACGCGGCGAGCAAGCCGCTGGTGCATCCGGTGGACAGTGCCTTCAACTATTCAAGCGGCACCACCAACATCCTGTCGCGCGCCCTGTCGCGCGTGCTGGGGGGCGGTGACCTGTTGAGCCAGCAGGATTTCGGCGCCTTCATGCAGACCGAACTTTTCGACCGCATCGGCATCTCGTCGGCGATCCCGAAATTTGACGGTCAGGGGGTGTGGGTCGGCTCGTCCTATTGCTTCATGACGGCGCGGGACTTCGCCAAGTTCGGCCTGCTCTATTTGCGGGGCGGCTGGTGGCGGGATGAACAGATCCTGCCGAATGGCTGGGCGGACTATGCGCGCACCCAGAGCAAGGTGCCGACAGGCGCGGACGAGTTTCAGGGCTACGGCGCTCATTGGTGGCGTGAGATTGCAGGGCCCGGCACGTGGTCGGCCAATGGATATGGCGGGCAATATATCGTGCTGGTGCCCGAAAAAGACCTGATCCTGGTGCGCCACGGGGACAGCCACGAGGCCCAGGGCGAGGAAGTGAAACGCTGGATCCGCAAGGCGGCTGACTGTTTCGGGGCACCGGCCTGA
- a CDS encoding OmpA family protein → MSRLPLFAAATIAVLSLGALHAAPAHAWADKCRNNVDAQIDDEFRIYFTTSDNELSDEAIERIDRASSMGKARDVEQICIIGQASKQGDSKANASLAYNRAEMVAKAFVQRGWRRDQIVVESSGESWGFMTRLFTSDSSADRRVDVTFSY, encoded by the coding sequence ATGAGCCGTCTTCCGCTTTTTGCCGCCGCAACCATTGCCGTCTTGTCGCTGGGGGCGCTGCATGCAGCCCCTGCCCATGCCTGGGCAGACAAGTGCCGCAACAATGTCGATGCGCAGATCGACGATGAATTCCGCATCTATTTCACCACGTCGGACAATGAATTGTCGGATGAAGCCATTGAGCGGATCGACAGGGCGTCGTCCATGGGCAAGGCGCGCGACGTGGAACAGATCTGCATCATCGGCCAGGCCAGCAAGCAGGGTGACTCAAAGGCCAATGCCAGCCTTGCCTATAACCGGGCGGAGATGGTGGCCAAGGCCTTCGTCCAGCGCGGCTGGCGGCGCGACCAGATCGTGGTCGAATCCTCCGGCGAAAGCTGGGGTTTCATGACGCGGCTGTTCACCAGCGACAGCTCGGCAGACCGCCGGGTGGATGTGACCTTCTCCTACTGA
- a CDS encoding MaoC family dehydratase — protein MRVFENLDEMAKEVGNEIGVSEWVEIDQDRINLFADATGDHQWIHLDAERTQKELGMPTIAHGYLTLSLLPMLSSKVSGVKSVNRGINYGSNKVRFTNMVPVNSKVRARVKLLKMEPKAGGQQVTNEVTMEVEGSDRPAMVAETLSLLFE, from the coding sequence ATGCGCGTTTTTGAAAACCTCGATGAGATGGCCAAGGAAGTCGGCAACGAGATCGGCGTCAGCGAGTGGGTCGAGATTGACCAGGACCGGATCAACCTGTTCGCCGATGCGACGGGCGACCACCAGTGGATCCACCTCGATGCCGAACGCACCCAGAAGGAACTGGGCATGCCGACCATCGCGCATGGCTACCTCACCCTGTCCCTGCTGCCGATGCTGTCGAGCAAGGTGTCCGGCGTGAAGAGCGTCAATCGCGGCATCAATTACGGCAGCAACAAGGTGCGCTTCACCAACATGGTGCCGGTCAACAGCAAGGTCCGCGCCCGCGTGAAGCTGCTGAAGATGGAACCGAAGGCCGGCGGCCAGCAGGTGACCAACGAAGTGACCATGGAAGTGGAAGGCAGCGACCGTCCGGCCATGGTGGCGGAAACCCTGTCGCTGCTGTTCGAATAG
- a CDS encoding S9 family peptidase, which translates to MTDSVPAAARKPYSDAHHGRARHDDYAWLRAHNWQQVMREPETLDADIRAYLEAENAYTEAQLAPTKALQDTLFAEIKGRIKEDDSSVPSPDGPFAYYSRWEQGAEYPLYCRRPRDGGAEAIILDGPKLAEGTSYFRIGDAAHSHDHRLLAYSVDVAGSEYFTVRIKNLETGDLLTDEIPDTSGGVVWSADDTTLFYTVLDANHRPCKVMRHRLGTEVAEDVCVYEEKDAGFFVGVGQTQSGRLILIDSHDHQTSEIRFIPSDTPESAPVLIAERTDGHEYDVEEWEGHLIIRTNRDGAEDFKLVQAPLETPGLDSWTDLVPHRPGTLLLAHYALKGHLARLERHAGLPRAIIRDMASGEEHAIAFDEEAYSLGLSAGYEYDTTQIRFTYSSMTTPSEQYDYDMATRGRTLLKRQEVPSGHEPADYVTRRLMATAPDGEQVPVSLLYHKDTPLDGSAPCLLYGYGAYGITIPAGFSVARLSLVDRGFVHAIAHIRGGKDKGYQWYRQGKLKQKTNTFTDFIAAGEHLIAEGFTAKGRIVAQGGSAGGMLMGAVANMRPDLFAGIVAEVPFVDVLATMLDDTLPLTPPEWNEWGNPIADVDAYDWIAAYSPYDNVEAKDYPAIFALGGLADPRVTYWEPAKWVAKLRALKTDDNLLLLKTNMEAGHGGKSGRFEGLHEVAEVFAFCLLVTGKA; encoded by the coding sequence ATGACTGACAGCGTTCCCGCCGCCGCCCGCAAGCCCTACTCCGATGCCCATCACGGCAGGGCGCGCCATGACGACTATGCCTGGCTCAGGGCGCATAACTGGCAGCAGGTGATGCGTGAGCCGGAAACGCTGGATGCGGATATCCGCGCCTATCTGGAGGCGGAGAACGCTTACACTGAAGCGCAGCTGGCGCCGACGAAAGCGTTGCAGGACACGCTGTTTGCGGAGATCAAGGGCCGCATCAAAGAGGATGACAGCTCGGTGCCGTCACCGGACGGGCCGTTTGCCTATTACTCGCGCTGGGAACAGGGGGCGGAGTACCCGCTTTATTGCCGCCGCCCGCGCGACGGCGGCGCGGAAGCGATCATTCTCGACGGGCCGAAGCTTGCGGAAGGCACGAGCTATTTCCGCATCGGCGACGCTGCGCACTCGCATGATCATCGACTGCTGGCCTATTCCGTTGATGTGGCGGGGTCGGAATATTTCACGGTCCGGATCAAGAATCTCGAGACCGGTGATCTGCTCACGGATGAAATTCCCGACACCTCCGGCGGTGTGGTGTGGTCGGCTGACGACACCACCCTGTTCTACACGGTGCTCGATGCCAATCACCGGCCGTGCAAGGTGATGCGCCACAGGCTCGGCACGGAAGTGGCTGAGGATGTGTGCGTCTATGAGGAAAAGGATGCGGGCTTTTTCGTCGGTGTCGGCCAGACGCAGAGCGGGCGGCTGATCCTGATCGACAGCCACGATCACCAGACCTCTGAAATTCGCTTCATCCCGTCGGACACGCCGGAGAGCGCGCCTGTGCTGATCGCTGAGCGGACGGACGGCCACGAATATGACGTGGAGGAATGGGAAGGCCATCTCATCATCCGCACCAACCGGGACGGGGCCGAGGATTTCAAGCTGGTGCAGGCACCGCTTGAGACGCCGGGGCTCGACAGCTGGACTGACCTCGTGCCGCACCGCCCCGGCACGCTGCTGCTGGCGCATTACGCTCTCAAAGGGCACCTGGCACGGCTGGAGCGTCACGCGGGCCTGCCGCGCGCCATCATCCGCGACATGGCGTCAGGCGAGGAGCACGCCATCGCGTTTGATGAAGAGGCGTATTCGCTGGGGCTCTCCGCCGGGTATGAATATGACACGACGCAGATCCGCTTCACTTATTCGTCGATGACGACGCCGTCGGAGCAATATGACTATGACATGGCGACGCGCGGCCGCACTCTGCTGAAACGGCAGGAGGTGCCGAGCGGGCACGAACCCGCCGACTATGTGACGCGGCGGCTGATGGCGACGGCACCGGACGGCGAACAGGTGCCGGTCTCCCTGCTCTATCACAAGGACACGCCGCTGGACGGGTCAGCACCCTGCCTGCTCTATGGCTATGGTGCCTATGGCATCACCATTCCGGCGGGGTTTTCGGTGGCGCGCCTATCGCTGGTGGATCGCGGCTTTGTCCATGCCATCGCGCATATCCGCGGCGGCAAGGACAAGGGCTATCAGTGGTACCGGCAGGGCAAGCTGAAGCAGAAGACCAACACCTTCACCGACTTCATCGCGGCCGGGGAACATCTGATCGCCGAGGGCTTCACCGCCAAGGGCCGCATCGTGGCGCAGGGCGGCAGCGCGGGCGGCATGCTGATGGGGGCCGTTGCCAATATGCGGCCGGACCTGTTTGCCGGGATCGTGGCCGAAGTGCCCTTTGTGGATGTGCTGGCGACGATGCTGGATGACACGCTGCCGCTGACGCCGCCGGAGTGGAACGAGTGGGGCAACCCGATTGCCGATGTGGACGCTTATGACTGGATCGCGGCCTATTCGCCCTACGATAATGTCGAGGCCAAGGACTATCCGGCCATCTTCGCGCTGGGCGGGCTGGCGGACCCGAGGGTGACCTATTGGGAGCCGGCGAAATGGGTGGCCAAGCTGCGGGCGCTCAAGACCGATGACAATCTGCTGCTGCTCAAGACCAACATGGAAGCAGGCCATGGCGGCAAGTCAGGCCGCTTCGAGGGGCTGCATGAGGTGGCGGAAGTGTTCGCCTTCTGCCTGCTGGTGACAGGCAAGGCCTGA
- a CDS encoding DMT family transporter: MPLWIAFTLLAAFAQNIRSALQKQLAADLTATGASYVRFLYGLPFAALYLAVLLGATGEPLPAPDLAFAGWILLGGAAQVVAAVLLVRIFALRVFTVGTTYSKTETVQAAVIGFVVLGDQVGPLALVGILVSLAGVIALSMARTALMPRNLVASLASPVALMGIGCGAGFAIASVCYRAAALSLEANGFAVSAAMTLACTLLWQSVLMTGWLIWRDRASLRQSFQRWRPSLAVGIASVIGSIGWFTAFALENAAYVKALGQIELVFALLTSALIFRERTNGPELAGIGLVVAGLVLIVL; the protein is encoded by the coding sequence ATGCCGCTCTGGATCGCTTTCACGCTGCTGGCTGCGTTCGCGCAGAACATCCGCTCTGCCCTGCAGAAACAGCTCGCCGCCGATTTGACGGCGACGGGAGCGTCCTATGTGCGCTTCCTCTACGGCCTGCCCTTCGCCGCGCTTTATCTCGCGGTGCTGCTGGGGGCGACAGGGGAGCCCCTGCCCGCGCCTGACCTGGCCTTTGCCGGGTGGATTTTACTGGGTGGGGCCGCACAGGTCGTCGCGGCTGTGCTGCTGGTGCGCATATTCGCCCTTCGCGTATTCACGGTGGGCACGACGTACTCAAAGACGGAAACCGTGCAGGCTGCCGTGATCGGCTTCGTGGTGCTGGGGGACCAGGTTGGTCCGCTGGCGCTGGTCGGCATTCTGGTGAGCCTTGCGGGTGTCATTGCGCTTTCCATGGCGCGGACGGCGCTGATGCCGCGCAACCTGGTGGCATCCCTCGCATCGCCGGTGGCGCTGATGGGGATCGGCTGCGGGGCGGGCTTTGCCATTGCTTCGGTGTGCTACCGGGCGGCGGCGCTGTCGCTTGAGGCCAATGGGTTTGCGGTGTCGGCTGCCATGACGCTTGCCTGCACGCTGCTGTGGCAATCGGTACTGATGACCGGCTGGCTCATCTGGCGGGACCGTGCGTCGCTCCGGCAGAGCTTTCAGCGCTGGCGGCCGTCACTGGCCGTGGGCATTGCCAGCGTCATCGGATCAATCGGCTGGTTCACGGCCTTTGCACTGGAAAACGCGGCCTATGTGAAGGCGCTGGGGCAGATTGAGCTGGTGTTCGCGCTCCTGACATCTGCCCTCATCTTCCGGGAGCGGACCAACGGGCCTGAGCTTGCGGGCATCGGACTGGTGGTGGCCGGGCTGGTGCTGATCGTTCTCTAA
- a CDS encoding gamma-glutamylcyclotransferase, translating to MKLSPDGLILRENFTHDRMETLRRELRERGDTTLLSREEQEAGRQAFLRRWDGRSDIWVFGYGSLMWNPAIHVAETQAAKVHGLHRAFCMKLVLGRATPERPGLMLALDHGGSCRGMAHRIAAEHVESETEILWMREMITGSYRPAWISLKVEGEEVAQPAFTFVINRAHKRYAGKLKPETIAKRIARAEGQLGTNRAYLYRTVERLDALGIGDGPMHQLCARVKTLAGD from the coding sequence ATGAAGCTGTCTCCCGACGGGTTGATCCTGCGGGAGAATTTCACCCATGACCGCATGGAGACCCTGCGCCGCGAATTGCGCGAGCGCGGGGACACCACCCTGCTGTCGCGCGAGGAGCAGGAAGCCGGCCGGCAGGCTTTTCTGCGCCGGTGGGACGGGCGCTCGGACATCTGGGTGTTCGGCTATGGCTCGCTGATGTGGAACCCGGCCATTCACGTGGCTGAGACGCAGGCGGCCAAGGTTCACGGCCTGCACCGCGCCTTCTGCATGAAGCTGGTGCTGGGCCGTGCCACGCCGGAGCGGCCGGGCCTGATGCTGGCGCTGGACCATGGCGGCTCCTGCCGCGGCATGGCGCACCGCATTGCCGCCGAACACGTGGAAAGCGAGACCGAGATCCTGTGGATGCGGGAGATGATCACCGGCTCTTACCGCCCGGCCTGGATTTCCCTCAAGGTGGAAGGCGAAGAAGTGGCCCAGCCTGCCTTCACCTTCGTCATCAACCGGGCGCACAAGCGCTACGCGGGCAAGCTCAAGCCCGAGACAATTGCAAAGCGTATTGCGCGGGCCGAAGGCCAGCTGGGCACCAACCGGGCCTATCTCTACCGCACGGTTGAACGGCTGGATGCGCTGGGCATTGGTGACGGCCCCATGCACCAGCTCTGCGCACGGGTGAAGACGCTGGCGGGCGACTAG
- a CDS encoding glycoside hydrolase family 5 protein produces the protein MSLPRLHLEGDRFVDEAGRHVILRGVNLGGDCKVPFPDGGTHIPTDFADHREVSFVGRPFPLSEAEEHLGRLRHWGFNCLRLLTTWEACEHEGPGKYDEAYLDYFAEICRLAGEYGLYVFIDFHQDVWSRMSGGDGAPGWTFEKAGLDFTTFHEAGAAKVMQHCYDYARGGGRQEDTYPTMTWAHNYRRPGNAIMWTLFFAGEDFAPGHEIDGLNAQAYLQQHYMGAMQEVARRVKDMPHVLGFDTLNEPGSGWIGQEMSHQHTEKTEAHPERVMPGPAWSPLDGLLVARGIPRTIPVMRFNPAEMKMTVKGEERANENRVSIWRDGVACPFEQAGAYRLNANGEAEDVNETFFTRKDGREVSLEADYMMPFFSRVADAIREVNPDWMVFAELDPQRESTEEGFPEGGPDNTVNASHWYDVVTLVTKTFLYPTSVNPFTGRTIEGPQAIEDHYTKQLGRTKDAAETLNGGKGAPTLIGEFGIPYDLDNAAAYKAWASGDRSEKPWEKHVIALDLMYNALDRLLLSSTHWNYTVSNSNDQMIGDAWNQEDLSIFSRDQQDNPHSKDSGGRALKGFCRPYIRRAQGEIVSQKFDLAHRKFVAEISVDKQSGPTEIYVPRLHYGSGCDISLTSGRAEFGGDGQVVMIKDVESNRLDIVIQLSAGA, from the coding sequence ATGTCATTGCCCCGCCTGCATCTTGAAGGAGACCGGTTCGTCGATGAGGCGGGCCGGCACGTCATCCTGCGCGGGGTCAATCTGGGTGGTGATTGCAAGGTGCCCTTTCCCGATGGCGGCACCCATATCCCCACCGATTTCGCCGATCACCGCGAGGTGAGTTTCGTCGGCCGCCCGTTCCCCCTGAGCGAGGCCGAGGAACATCTGGGCCGCCTCCGGCACTGGGGTTTCAACTGCCTCCGCCTGCTCACCACCTGGGAAGCCTGCGAGCATGAAGGCCCCGGCAAATATGACGAGGCCTATCTCGACTATTTTGCCGAAATCTGCCGCCTTGCGGGGGAGTACGGACTATATGTCTTCATCGATTTCCACCAGGACGTCTGGTCGCGCATGTCCGGTGGCGACGGCGCCCCGGGCTGGACCTTCGAGAAGGCAGGCCTCGACTTCACCACCTTCCACGAGGCGGGCGCTGCCAAGGTGATGCAGCACTGCTACGACTATGCGCGCGGCGGCGGGCGGCAGGAGGACACTTACCCCACCATGACCTGGGCGCACAATTACCGCCGCCCGGGCAATGCCATCATGTGGACGCTGTTCTTCGCAGGCGAGGATTTCGCCCCCGGCCACGAGATCGACGGGCTTAACGCCCAGGCCTATCTGCAGCAACACTATATGGGCGCCATGCAGGAAGTGGCCCGGCGCGTGAAGGACATGCCCCATGTGCTGGGCTTCGACACGCTGAACGAGCCGGGCTCCGGCTGGATCGGCCAGGAGATGAGCCATCAGCACACGGAGAAAACAGAAGCACATCCCGAGCGCGTGATGCCCGGCCCCGCCTGGTCGCCTCTGGATGGCCTGCTGGTCGCTCGCGGCATTCCCCGCACCATCCCCGTCATGCGGTTTAATCCCGCCGAAATGAAAATGACCGTAAAGGGAGAGGAACGGGCCAACGAGAACCGTGTTTCCATCTGGCGCGACGGCGTGGCCTGCCCCTTCGAGCAGGCGGGCGCCTACCGGCTCAATGCCAATGGCGAAGCCGAAGACGTGAACGAGACCTTCTTCACCCGCAAGGACGGCAGGGAAGTCAGCCTTGAAGCCGATTACATGATGCCGTTCTTCTCCCGCGTGGCTGACGCCATCCGCGAGGTCAATCCGGACTGGATGGTCTTTGCCGAGCTCGACCCGCAGCGTGAATCAACCGAGGAAGGCTTCCCCGAAGGCGGGCCCGACAACACCGTCAATGCCAGCCACTGGTATGACGTGGTGACGCTCGTCACCAAGACCTTCCTCTACCCGACCTCGGTCAATCCCTTCACCGGCCGCACCATCGAAGGCCCGCAGGCCATCGAGGACCACTACACAAAACAGCTCGGCCGCACGAAGGACGCCGCCGAAACCCTCAATGGCGGCAAGGGCGCGCCGACCCTAATCGGCGAGTTCGGCATCCCCTATGATCTCGACAACGCCGCCGCCTACAAGGCCTGGGCTTCGGGCGACCGCAGCGAGAAACCGTGGGAGAAACACGTGATCGCGCTGGACCTGATGTACAACGCCCTCGACCGGCTGCTTCTCTCCTCCACCCACTGGAACTACACGGTCTCCAACAGCAACGATCAGATGATCGGCGATGCGTGGAACCAGGAGGATCTGTCGATCTTCTCCCGCGACCAGCAGGACAATCCGCACAGTAAGGATTCAGGCGGCCGCGCCCTCAAGGGCTTCTGCCGTCCTTACATACGGCGCGCCCAGGGCGAGATCGTCAGCCAGAAATTTGATCTGGCGCACCGCAAGTTCGTTGCCGAGATCAGCGTGGACAAGCAGTCCGGACCGACGGAGATCTACGTGCCGCGTCTGCATTACGGCTCCGGCTGCGACATCTCCCTCACCTCGGGCCGCGCTGAATTCGGCGGCGACGGCCAGGTGGTGATGATCAAGGACGTGGAGAGCAACCGGCTGGACATCGTCATCCAGCTCTCCGCCGGCGCCTGA
- the msrB gene encoding peptide-methionine (R)-S-oxide reductase MsrB, whose amino-acid sequence MSDPTRALWTRDKRPNKVEKTDAEWKAQLTPEQFHVARKAGTERAFTGPNWDQKADGTYKCVCCGQKLFAAETKYDSGTGWPSFYAPIEDDAVEYHADKSLFSTRTEVVCSNCDAHLGHVFPDGPAPTGLRYCMNGLAMDFDRKED is encoded by the coding sequence ATGAGCGATCCCACCCGCGCGCTTTGGACCAGGGACAAGCGTCCCAACAAGGTCGAGAAGACCGACGCCGAATGGAAGGCGCAGCTGACGCCGGAACAGTTTCACGTGGCCCGCAAGGCCGGCACCGAGCGCGCTTTTACCGGCCCCAACTGGGACCAGAAGGCGGACGGGACCTATAAGTGCGTGTGCTGCGGGCAGAAGCTGTTTGCCGCTGAAACGAAGTATGACAGCGGCACCGGCTGGCCGAGCTTTTACGCCCCCATCGAGGATGATGCCGTGGAGTATCACGCGGACAAGTCGCTGTTCTCGACGCGGACGGAAGTGGTGTGTTCCAACTGCGACGCGCATCTGGGCCATGTGTTTCCCGATGGCCCCGCTCCCACCGGCCTGCGCTATTGCATGAACGGCCTCGCCATGGATTTCGACCGCAAGGAAGACTGA